The following coding sequences lie in one Spinacia oleracea cultivar Varoflay chromosome 1, BTI_SOV_V1, whole genome shotgun sequence genomic window:
- the LOC130466313 gene encoding uncharacterized protein, which translates to MDNNISAMNDLINSTDNQPEDCHTHDERTPRCVSTLDSHGSYTKKTENEHLNMKRNSEALQQPPDKHQPLNKQQVKKPRKLPKEKDFMDSMFISSPKITPRNAPSRHPRGGPTTTKKFVLQRRNTLCVSDPVTPATADLASTPVTPSTADLDEFFVSSDEEVGAIIAEHETEVQDKFAALGTSVTSTSPLPLDGGSESNLQLPHSATSDTSTSSLLLDGGSESNLQLPHSATSETSTSSLPLNGGSESNQPPDSAMTPFQRLLRLIHTVSDKTLESSMNDMYSAIQGMDKLAEFDSYDENKPS; encoded by the exons ATGGATAATAATATCTCAGCCATGAatgatttaataaattcaacagATAATCAACCAGAGGACTGTCATACTCATGATGAACGCACGCCTCGCTGTGTTTCGACCTTGGATAGTCATGGTTCCTACACAAAAAAGACTGAAAATGAG CATCTTAATATGAAGCGAAATTCTGAAGCACTGCAGCAGCCACCAGATAAGCATCAACCTCTGAATAAGCAACAAGTAAAGAAGCCTCGGAAACTGCCAAAAGAGAAAGACTTTATGGATTCGATGTTTATATCCTCACCCAAAATCACTCCTAGGAATGCTCCAAGCCGCCACCCTAGAGGCGGTCCAACAACAACTAAAAAATTTGTGCTCCAGAGAAGGAACACGTTATGTGTTTCAGATCCAGTGACACCGGCTACTGCTGATTTAGCTTCAACTCCAGTGACACCTTCTACTGCTGATTTAGATGAGTTTTTTGTTTCTTCTGATGAGGAAGTTGGAGCAATAATAGCTGAACATGAGACTGAGGTGCAAGACAAGTTTGCTGCTCTTGGAACATCTGTTACATCAACTTCTCCCCTGCCATTAGATGGTGGTTCAGAAAGCAACCTGCAGCTTCCTCACTCTGCAACATCCGACACATCAACTTCTTCCCTTCTATTAGATGGTGGTTCAGAAAGCAACCTGCAGCTTCCTCACTCTGCAACATCTGAGACATCAACTTCTTCCCTGCCATTAAATGGTGGTTCAGAAAGCAACCAGCCTCCTGACTCTGCAATGACGCCTTTTCAGCGCTTACTTCGATTG ATTCACACAGTATCTGACAAAACTCTGGAGAGCTCTATGAATGACATGTATTCGGCCATCCAAGGCATGGACAAGCTGGCCGAGTTTGATAGTTATGACGAAAACAAGCCAAGTTAA
- the LOC130463385 gene encoding uncharacterized protein, translated as MGISMGLGNINVFKKVWVAIFFIIIWSVWKERNNRIFQQSVISTHHIKDLILFRLGWWIKGWDTHFPYSSEEVIRNPQCLQWRSTKAYHPKLTADPLAFQWEPPQSGHLKWNVDASLQPTLNKTSIGGVLRDSDGNFLCLFSSPIPHMEINIAEIFAIHKALKITQGSNKFKNSRLIIESDSANAVKWCNEKNGGPWNIQFVLNFIRNISTSGIQVSIHHRGRESNGIADGLAKQGLIRRDDFIAWV; from the coding sequence ATGGGAATATCAATGGGTTTAGGGAATATCAACGTCTTCAAAAAGGTTTGGGTTGCGATCTTTTTCATAATAATATGGTCAGTGTGGAAGGAGCGAAACAATCGTATCTTTCAGCAGTCTGTCATATCCACGCATCACATTAAAGACCTAATCCTTTTCCGGCTTGGATGGTGGATAAAAGGATGGGATACACACTTCCCGTACAGTTCGGAAGAGGTTATTAGAAACCCTCAATGCCTCCAATGGAGATCAACGAAGGCTTACCATCCCAAATTAACGGCAGATCCTCTTGCTTTCCAATGGGAACCTCCACAAAGTGGTCACCTCAAATGGAACGTTGACGCCTCTCTCCAACCGACCCTCAACAAAACCTCCATAGGAGGCGTGCTCAGGGACTCTGATGGAAACTTCTTATGTCTCTTCTCCTCTCCAATCCCCCACATGGAGATAAACATTGCGGAAATATTCGCAATCCACAAGGCATTAAAAATCACACAAGGCAGCAACAAATTCAAGAACTCAAGGCTCATCATCGAGTCTGACTCAGCAAACGCAGTGAAGTGGTGTAATGAGAAAAACGGTGGCCCATGGAACATTCAGTTTGTTCTAAATTTCATTAGGAACATATCAACCTCCGGGATACAAGTATCAATTCACCATAGAGGAAGAGAATCGAATGGCATAGCAGATGGGCTTGCAAAACAAGGGCTCATTAGGAGGGACGATTTCATCGCTTGGGTTTAG
- the LOC110792248 gene encoding uncharacterized protein gives MATQHHQNDELDHSNLSIRPLDPATDVDDLMVWVSDDQVTQFCRWDTYTSRDQAIEYINKFVLTHPYYRVICLNNRAIGAISVTCNTGNDKCRGELGYVLASEYWGRGVATWAVKAVMFTIFEERPELERVEALVDVENKGSQRVLEKGGFIKEGVLRKYCIQKGKTRDMVMFSFLKLV, from the coding sequence ATGGCCACCCAACATCATCAAAATGATGAACTAGATCATTCCAACCTTTCGATTCGGCCGTTGGATCCGGCTACCGACGTGGATGATCTGATGGTATGGGTATCAGATGATCAAGTGACACAATTTTGCCGTTGGGACACCTACACTTCTAGGGACCAAGCCATAGAGTACATAAACAAGTTTGTTCTAACCCATCCTTACTATAGGGTAATATGCCTAAACAATAGGGCAATTGGTGCTATTTCTGTTACTTGTAACACAGGAAATGATAAGTGTAGGGGAGAATTGGGTTATGTCTTGGCATCTGAGTATTGGGGCCGAGGGGTGGCTACGTGGGCGGTGAAGGCGGTGATGTTTACGATATTCGAGGAGCGGCCGGAGTTGGAGAGGGTTGAGGCTCTTGTGGATGTAGAGAATAAGGGGTCACAAAGGGTGTTGGAGAAAGGTGGGTTTATAAAGGAGGGTGTTTTGAGAAAGTATTGCATTCAGAAAGGGAAGACTCGTGATATGGTCATGTTTAGTTTCCTAAAAttagtttaa